Below is a genomic region from Lysobacter terrestris.
CGGCGGCGGCTCAACGAAGCAGGCATCGGCATGGCTCCACGCAATGGGACACGACAGCCAACGCTGTGGCGGTGGCACGTCGGCCATGGAGGGCGCGCCGGTCATGGCCTGGGTCTTGCGTGTGCGGGTCGGAGCCATCGATGCCGGCGCCAACTGCTTCGCGCGTAATTCCCCTCGCCCCGCTTGCGGGGTGAAGGCGGGCGTTTGTGCGCCACTGGCGAACGCCCGACTGAACGCCCTTGCGCCATGCGCAAGGGCCGGGAGCACAGCGAGGGACCCTGCGGGCACTTCTCCCCGCAAGCGGGGAGAAGAACAGCGTGCGATGTCGGAACCATCCCTTATCGCAACGGAGAGAAAAAGGCGCCGCTGCGTTTGCGGATCACCCCTTCGCCTTCACCTCGCCAATGCGGAACCGGCATACATGCCCACCGCGCACGATGCATTCCATGTGGTGGATGCGATGCCCGGAGGCCGCTTCCATGAAGGCGACGTCGAAGCGGCACACGTCCGGGTGCGCGCGGGCAAGCGCGTGGAACACGCAGTTGTAGGCCTCGACCTGCGCCTCGCCGCCGCGCTGCGTGGCGACCGCTTCGTAACCCACTTCATCCATGCGCTTCGCCAGCGCGGCGGCGACGTCCTCGCGCGGCAGTTGCGGATCGGGCACCGGCTCGGCCGCGCCCAGGTCCTGGCCCAGCGCCACCAGCAGTTCGCGCGCGCCGTCGTCGCCCAGCCGCGCGATCACGCCCTGCATCAACGCCCCGGCGATCTGCGCGTAGTTGCGCGGGAACAACGCGTGCGCCTCGGCGGTGAGGCGGAAGCGCGCCTCTGGGCGGCCGCCGGTCGGTCGCGGCGGCATCCGCTCCACCCAGCCCTTCACCAGCAGCGTGTTGAGGTGTTGCCGCACCGCGTTGTGGCTGATGCGCAGGCGCTCGCACAACGCTTCCACGCCGATCCCCTCGGGCTGCTGCAGCATGTGCCGCAGCAGCGCCTGTTGCGTCTGTCCGAGGTGGCGGAGTTCGGCCATCGCGCGTGCGTCCGGACTACCGGTTCAACTCGCCTGCTTCGGGAACTGCTTGGCCAGCGCGCCCGCCATCGCATCGGCGATCGTGTCCATGTGCTGCTGCATGGCCGCCCAGGTCTTCGCTTCGCCGACGCGATCGCCGCGCATCACTTCGCTGATCTGCGCGGCATGATGCGCGCCGTGCGCAATCAGCAGGCCG
It encodes:
- a CDS encoding helix-turn-helix transcriptional regulator yields the protein MAELRHLGQTQQALLRHMLQQPEGIGVEALCERLRISHNAVRQHLNTLLVKGWVERMPPRPTGGRPEARFRLTAEAHALFPRNYAQIAGALMQGVIARLGDDGARELLVALGQDLGAAEPVPDPQLPREDVAAALAKRMDEVGYEAVATQRGGEAQVEAYNCVFHALARAHPDVCRFDVAFMEAASGHRIHHMECIVRGGHVCRFRIGEVKAKG